From the genome of Cytophagales bacterium WSM2-2:
AGAGAGGCGCTCGTTTATAACCTGGGAAATGGCGACCCCGCTTCTGGTAATAGTGCAACTCGAACGTTTGATGTGAAGATCAACGACCGGAAAGTGATCGATAGACTGAGCAATACCAATTACCTGATTCCGGAAACAGCATATGCATCTAAAACGATTACCAGTGCAACAGACGGAAAAGGTATAGTAATAGATTTTATAGCTATCGAAGGTGTATCGATATTAAATGGCCTACAAGTCAAAAGAATATATTGAAGAAATGAATTATGTCATCTTACATTGAAAATTTATTTACACTCAAGGGTAAAGTTGCCGTTGTCACCGGAGGCACCGGAGTCTTAGGAAGCGCCATGTGTTATGCACTTGCAAACGCTGGAGCGAAAGTAGTGATACTGGGCAGGCGAATGGAAGCCGCGAACGTGATTGTGTCAAGCATTGTGAGCAGCAAAGGAGAGGCCATGGCTGTTTGTTCTGATGTGATGGATGCAGATCAGTTAAAAGATGCCCGATCTAAAATCATAGAACGATTCGGCACCATTGACATCCTCGTAAACGGGGCTGGTGGTAACATACCAGGTGCTGTGGTGGCACCGGACGAAAGTTTCATGGATCTGAAGATGAATGATTTCCAGAAGGTGATGGAACTGAATTTGACCGGTACAGTATTGCCATCTCAGATATTTGGAGAGGTTATCGTTAAAAACAAACGAGGTGTTATCATCAATATCTCTTCTCTGACCGCCTTTATTCCGCTAACGCGTGTCGTTGGCTACTCAGCAGCAAAGGCTGCCGTCAGTAATTTCACGCAGTGGCTTGCAGTTGAGATGGCAAAAAAGTATGGAGATGCTATTCGCGTCAATGCCATTGCTCCGGGTTTTTTTCTGACAGAACAGAACCGTTCGCTGTTAACTAAAAGTGATAATACTT
Proteins encoded in this window:
- a CDS encoding dioxygenase: MSSYIENLFTLKGKVAVVTGGTGVLGSAMCYALANAGAKVVILGRRMEAANVIVSSIVSSKGEAMAVCSDVMDADQLKDARSKIIERFGTIDILVNGAGGNIPGAVVAPDESFMDLKMNDFQKVMELNLTGTVLPSQIFGEVIVKNKRGVIINISSLTAFIPLTRVVGYSAAKAAVSNFTQWLAVEMAKKYGDAIRVNAIAPGFFLTEQNRSLLTKSDNTLTDRGKLIVQNTPFARFGKAEELCGTLLWLCSDAASFVSGAIVPVDGGYSAFSGV